In Salarias fasciatus chromosome 20, fSalaFa1.1, whole genome shotgun sequence, a single window of DNA contains:
- the LOC115408621 gene encoding mitochondrial glutamate carrier 1-like, which produces MAQQQQISLPAKLINGGIAGMVGVTCVFPIDLAKTRLQNQRSGQQLYRNMMDCLIKTVKSEGYFGMYRGAAVNLTLVTPEKAIKLAANDFFRHQLSKDGGKLTVFKEMLAGCCAGMCQVIVTTPMEMLKIQLQDAGRLAAQQRVMPSVATALKMGGTTAVLSRSYNASPAPQVMRVSAIQITRELLNTKGVTGLYRGLGATLMRDMPFSVVYFPLFAHLHQLGQHSSGDPSVPFYWSFMSGCMAGCVAAVAVSPCDVVKTRLQSLKKGANEETYNGVVDCVRKILKKEGPGAFLKGASCRALVIAPLFGIAQVVYFVGVGEFLLGYSPYNIYSA; this is translated from the exons ATGGCCCAGCAACAGCAAATTAG CCTCCCAGCTAAACTGATCAATGGAGGTATTGCAGGCATGGTGGGAGTCACCTGCGTGTTCCCGATCGACCTGGCCAAGACCCGGCTGCAGAACCAGCGCAGCGGCCAGCAGCTCTACCGGAACAT GATGGATTGCCTGATCAAGACGGTGAAATCTGAAGGCTACTTTGGCATGTACAGAG GTGCTGCAGTGAATCTCACCCTGGTGACCCCAGAGAAAGCCATCAAACTGGCTGCCAATGACTTCTTTCGCCACCAGCTGAGCAAAGACGG AGGAAAGTTGACAGTCTTCAAGGAGATGCTGGCAGGATGCTGCGCCGGGATGTGCCAAGTCATAGTGACCACGCCCATGGAGATGCTCAAGATCCAGCTACAGGATGCCGGCAGGCTGG CCGCTCAGCAGAGGGTGATGCCCAGCGTGGCCACGGCTCTGAAGATGGGAGGGACGACTGCTGTCCTCAGCCGCTCCTACAACGCCAGCCCGGCTCCTCAGGTCATGCGAGTGTCCGCCATACAGAtcaccagagagctgctcaACACCAAAGGAGTCACGGGACTGTACAGGGGCCTCGGGGCCACGTTGATGAG ggACATGCCGTTCTCGGTTGTGTACTTCCCTCTTTTTGCACATCTGCACCAGCTCGGCCAGCATTCGTCCGGAGACCCGTCCGTGCCTTTCTACTGGTCCTTCATGTCCGGCTGCATGGCGGGATGTGTCGCCGCTGTGGCTGTCAGTCCCTGTGACG TTGTCAAGACAAGGCTACAGTCGCTCAAGAAAGGAGCTAATGAGGAAACGTACAACGGCGTAGTCGACTGTGTCAG gaaaatcctgaaaaaagAAGGACCCGGCGCCTTCCTGAAGGGAGCCAGCTGCCGGGCCCTGGTCATTGCCCCGCTCTTTGGCATCGCCCAGGTCGTGTACTTTGTCGGCGTTGGAGAGTTCCTCCTGGGGTACTCGCCCTACAACATTTACTCTGCATAA